The following coding sequences are from one Salvia hispanica cultivar TCC Black 2014 chromosome 3, UniMelb_Shisp_WGS_1.0, whole genome shotgun sequence window:
- the LOC125211454 gene encoding CBS domain-containing protein CBSX1, chloroplastic-like: MDSIIFAQFPSVFSLSGADPLVHGCSLPCVLTCYTRSPLPNPSVTISTTKRRRPESRRPLLATAGATNSAPERERTYNVGEFMTRKEQLHVVRPTTTVDEALDTLVEKRVTGFPVVDDDWKLVGVVSDYDLLALDSISGGGEQDSTNLFPVVGSTWKTFNEVQKLLSKTNGKVVGDVMTPSPLVVRENTNLEDAARLLLKTKYRRLPVVDIEGKLIGIITRGDVVRAALQIKQAAEEI; the protein is encoded by the exons ATGGATTCCATTATTTTCGCACAATTTCCCTCTGTTTTTTCACTTTCAGGAGCAGATCCACTCGTTCACGGCTGCAGTTTACCCTGCGTCCTTACCTGCTACACTCGCTCTCCCCTCCCAAATCCGTCGGTTACTATTTCCACCACCAAACGGAGGCGGCCTGAATCACGACGCCCGCTTCTCGCCACCGCCGGCGCCACCAATTCGGCTCCC GAAAGAGAGAGAACCTACAATGTAGGTGAGTTTATGACAAGAAAAGAGCAATTGCATGTTGTAAGGCCAACAACTACTGTCGATGAAg CTTTGGACACCCTTGTGGAGAAAAGAGTTACTGGATTTCCTGTGGTTGATGATGATTGGAAGTTG GTCGGTGTGGTTTCCGACTATGATTTGTTGGCACTTGACTCCATCTCAG GTGGTGGTGAACAAGATAGTACAAATTTGTTTCCAGTTGTCGGTAGCACTTGGAAA ACATTTAATGAAGTTCAGAAGTTACTCAGTAAAACTAATGGGAAGGTTGTTGGTGACGTAATGACTCCTTCCCCCCTAGTTGTGCGTGAAAACACCAATCTTGAGGATGCGGCGAG GTTATTGCTTAAAACAAAGTATCGTCGGTTACCTGTAGTAGACATTGAAGGAAAGCTG ATTGGTATTATTACCAGGGGAGATGTTGTCAGGGCGGCTCTTCAGATAAAACAGGCTGCCGAGGAAATTTGA